One Bemisia tabaci chromosome 4, PGI_BMITA_v3 genomic window, TATGGTTCAGCTTTTTAAAAAACCTGTTAAATGTTTCAGGGTCACAACAGATGGGAAGAAACTAACCAGCAGTGAATACATTGccctatttttaaaacttcatgCTTTGTTTCACCTTCCGGGTGATTTTTCTGAATGTGAAACGCTAGTACGCCTCTTGACATCCTCTTTGACTTCACAAGTTGCCACTGAGGCATTTTCCTCTTGGAAGCTAGTTCAGGTACTTTTTAGCCAGTATTCTCTTTTAAACTAATAACAGTCTCTTaatctcattttcaattttttgcttttcaaaaatcactcctctgaaaaatttacctcttttcaaaatttcttctctcATGGATGGTCAGAAATAACAAAGCCTTTAGGAACTCTCCTGATATGctgtattttttatcaaatgtaGGTTGGCCATCAGCCATATTTAGCCTTTCCCAAAAAAAGGCTCTCGttaagaaaattaagaatatcgTGTTTTTTGAAACCAGATTTCCCTTTGGCTGAGATTGAGGTCGCCCGattttcataccgcagagaTTGTTACAGAAATGTTTTGTGTGCGATTCCACCCAAGCAGACTATTCTAAATTCTAAttcttaaatttgcaccttgtctagttaTGTATCAGGATGTCTCATTTCAAAAACCTTCCTGCAACAGAAGTGATGCTACCAAACATGGATGCAGGTGTTTATGTCAATATAGCCAAACATTTTATAATTAAGGATGCGTCCACATTTACTTTTTCAGATGATGGTGGTCAATATGTATGGAATGCACCATTTAATGAGTGAAGGTACCCAGCTCACAACCGAGCTCACTGCAGATGAGCGAACTGTCCGGTCGTTCTTGATAGACATGATAGCTGGATCGTTGAATGCCTTTCTAATTTCTGTTTACATGCTAAAACAAGAGGCGCTTTTGGAGTATTTTGCTCTTCCAGTCAGTAAGTACCACAGTCATTTGCAAACTTGAACAAATATTGGAACTCAATCACAAACCTAAAAAATGACCCTGAAATCGAGAGTAGTATCTGAGTCTTTTTATCATGTTTGTATAGACTGATACTATTTTTATGCTGATCACAGTTTTCCCCTCTACAGAGCAGCCGAAGGAAGTTGGCAAGGTGAAGACTGGAAAGATTctattgcaaacaaaattctctaaagaCTAATTTCAGAATAATATGCGATCAATTTATAATGTAATTAATTAGTAAAGCTTGATTAAGTCCAAACTAAAAtctagatttaagcttgaatttGCCTGAGTCCCAAACCTTAGGAGGTTTTCAAGCGTGCGCTCGTTCATAGCAATTTTCACTGATTATTTTTTGATAACAGGGGTAGATTGACCTATTTTACAGTCTAAAaagcaatgtaaattttttactCATACGTCAAGATCAGAAAGTTTTTTTTGGAAGCCTTGGGTGAGTTACAAAATACAATTAAACCTTGACTTACCGTATAGCTCCGCAGATAAGACGCCCCTGCAGATAAGACGCACCCCGGATTTTGAGggggcaaaaaaagaaaaaaataaatactcgcGTATAAGACGCggtttttgatggaaaaatgcaaaggagaagaaagaaaTAACAAACAACATTCCTGGGAAAAATCTCTTGATTtccaaatttattttctaaaatttacatgAAAGAGGATCATTGACGGTTTCAGTCGCTCTCCGCCTCGCACTCCGTGTCATACTCATCATCGCTTGACTCGCCGGTAGCCACTGACTCAGCGTCGGAGTCGGAACTGGGATCGGCATCGGCATGCTCCCCTCCTCCAGTCCTAATGAGGCGTGAAATCACGCCGATTGTTTGAATTAAGACCCGCGGTCATCGTCCCAACCCCACCCCCTACTGTACCCTTTCTCAAAGCAGCAGCGTCGAGTTTGAAAAGAGGGAAAGGCAGAGCCATTGATACGAAAAAAGAATTAAAGCAAAAAGGATCTTTCCTCAAAGGAAGCTCAAATCTTTAAGAAAGGGAGATTAAAATTGCGATAACAGCGGGGATTGAGTGGGCGATTGACATGTCTTCCGCTGCGCCGCGCCAGCGCTGCATGCGGCGCGTGCCGAAAATGCAGTGAGCCATTGACCTTGTCAACAGGTGGCCACTTTCGATTGTTCGATGGCGATGAATCGAAGGAGACGCGGCCTATTTCCTGACGCTTCCCCCCACCATGGGCCAGATTCAATTCTAGCTCTGGTCAGATTGCGAGTCGAAAAAGGTGTTTACGTTCGCGGTTTTGCAAAGAAGGCATGCGTTGGGCAATTTATGCTTTGTTTGCACTCcttcaaaagcaaaaaaagagtGTCGGTTGGCAGGAATGGGTCACTATCGTTCAGTTAGACTCAGACCAGTGTGTTTATAGAGATAAGAGGATGGTACGCGTTGGGGTTGTGAGATATAGCAAGGAGGGGCCAGGGGGAACGATTATCTGCTTAGGCGCGCCTGTGAGGTATGCAATTTGCACGAGTTTCGCGTATAAGACGCACCCCCGATTTTGGGCgcttaaaatggggaaaaaagtgCGTCTTATCTGCGGAGCTATACGGTAAGTAAGGACCTTTGATTCAAcggctttttcttttttttttaaaaaaaaaaaaaattaaattataaagattaaataataaaataaacacaATAAGCTTAAGAATTTTAAGCCAGTAATTTTAGTCAACAGACTAACTGCTTTTGTTCAAATAATATCCACATCAGATTCAGCGATAGCAAACTATGAAATGGCTGTGCATACTTTTGGCTGATTATATGCCATTGCCAAGACTGCAGAAGGTGACTCCAAACAACGTTAGCAGTGTATTTAAACACTTTTCAATGTTATGGTAACTTTGATCTAACAATGATATTTGCCGGTTCGTTGACTGCCATTGTATTGACATTTTACCATTATCATACTTTAACTAcactcattatttttaaaatgcaagTTAAAGCTACCCTTATTGTATTGTATGTATACAATTCTCTGCGCTTACTTCATTCAAGCTTGATATTTTTGTCAACCATGCCTCATCGCCATTTACGttgcttttcttttaacatCTAGAATCATATATTTATATTGTGGATTAAGAATGTATTTTGTAAAACAGCTGAGCTTATTTCCTTCataatttccagaaaaaaatttaattgaattaaaaaaaggaTGAATAAAACTGTCAATCCTTCCTCCCTAAATTCATACATGTATATTAAAGCTTGACTTTGATTTTAGTCAAAGTCACTCTTGACTTCCTGCGTCTTGACCCGCAATTGCTCAATGAGCCTGGGTTTGTGTCTCGTCCTCAAATCTGGCCCAGTCTTGCAAAGCTGTTGAACAATCTCCAACCAAGTTTGaataatttcaaggagaaatctTGTAAGTTTGCATTTTTCATCCTTTACGCTGATGTGAATGTTTGCATGTAATTTTACTTTAACTCCCTGTCTTTCAGATGATAAAAATTTAGGATTCCATCTTGCAAATCTCCTCATATTCAGTTTAAAGATATCTATATTTAGTTGATTTCTTAGCTTTCTGAAGATTAAGAAACTAGTACACAaccaaacaataaaaatatttttcgtctAAACTTATACCTACTTCAAGTGGAACCATATAATTATCTTTCATTTgaaaggaatggaaaaaaatatgcagcaaTCACAAGGAAAGAAGTAGTGGAAGTTCTATAGAAGAATCTTCTGTAAACCTCCTTTAGTGGTAAGCGCAGGAAAGTGAAAGTCTCTTTTTACTTCTCCTCCCCTTTCTCTGATAATGTTCCTTTTTAAGTTTGGAATCGATAATGCTTTGAATTCTTAAAAtcattgtgttttcatttttttctagacAATAGTGTGCCTCTACCAGAAGACAAAGATTTGCAAGGATTTGTTCCGTTAGAAGAAGCGTTTTCAGGATTAACGTAAGTACCTCCAAATGTAAACTATTTGACATCTCCGAAAGCctgtgaattttgaaattctcattcaaatgAAACCTtcggaaaaaccaaaatttcgcCAAAGCATGTGTGCCTGAACATAATCTTTGATCCACCAAGCTTAATCTTCTGTGTGTTGCTTCAGGTTGAGTGTTAGTCCTCAGATCAAACAAGGTGTGAGCCATGAGGTAACATTTGCATTATCTCCAATCATTGTTCTCTCTTTTGTTTATCTAGGTatatttaatcgatttttttctcttccaggTTCAATCACAGAGTTACTCAACATGATAAGTCAATCTTGAACAAGCTGAGAGCATTGCGTTTGGTCAGTTTTGGCAAATGGTTGGCCAATGCTCCGGATCTGTCTCTCTTATCAGCCAAGTAAGTTGAATGTAAAGGGatgaaatttttgttatttttaaaagtgaGGATTTTAGAGGAATCCTGAAATAAACTCTGCCTAAGATTaatctctttaatttttaatttaaaaaaaagtatcatctatgaattttgtattttgaaagttttgaagtAAATACATcgtttaaaaggaaaaaatatagaGCCCCTTGAAAGCACTCCTTTCACTAGACTTAGAGCTAGGAAGGAGGGTAAGCAGTTAAATTGTTAATGTTCAACTCTCGTAGTACCAGGTTAGGACTCGCCACATGCACCCTCATATACCAGGTCAGGAATAAGCGAAACTTCTTTGTGGATTGAGTAAAAACGGTGGTCTGTAGAGAGTTGGCGCAATgttgacttttgatcagcatccataGATGAGTTTAatgcagtaaaaaaattgaaaatcgatcGTGGCCCACATCCCCATAGAGGTTTGCAGGTCCTTTACCATTGTGAAAGAACtgagttttacaattttactctgtcattataatttttcctttacttttttcagGGATGAAGGAGAGATAATAGTCTTTGAAGCATCAAGCACACAGGTGCAGCCATCAGCTGAATTTTTGCAAGAACTCAAAGAGCTGCAGTTGAACAAACTCGTTACCCCTCCTTCGGGATCACCATCACCATCTTCGGTCACTCCCACGCCCACTCCGCCAGAATTCTTTGATAATAATCAAGGTGAGTATTAAGTTCTAAGGTGCTTCATCTGAAACTAGGTACTATGTGAAAACCTTTTGCACAAAACCTGAAACACGGCTTCTTTGTTCTTAGTTATAAtgaattttctctttcaaattgGCAGGTACTATCATGCCTAAGAGAGACACTGTCCAAATTTTAGCCTACAAATACTGTAAAATTCTAGGTTTTAAAGCAGACTCCTAAGTAAGCTGTAGCATATACGGTTATGTACGTATACTCTATATAGAGCATACATAAGATCTTATGtgtaacatatcgacggtgcaagtcggcaatcacataactcggtttgcgacgttgtagacttcctgtcatactgtcatactgtcatgatttttcttctcaatgcgaagaaaattctgcaaaaacttcaagcaataatgtcaattcgttctcctttaagaaaatgacgtagaggcggagattttcagacaccgcaaacgagttatgtgattgccgactttcaccggcAATATGTAGGATCCTACACAGTGTCTACATTTAAGCTTTCTATTAGATGTTTAACCTTCAAAAGTTGCCCAGAAAATGACTGGCACAATGGGAATTCTTTAAGTGGTCTTTTTagcaagatattaacgtttttggtgctttaaattcaatttcttgTTGATTTCTGTTAACAGTGAAAAGAGGTGGAATTTTGAAGCCAAGCAGTCTGAAAAAAACCAACGTAGAAGACTTTAAGGGAAAAGGTAGACAAAATGTTGCCATGCAGgcaattttacggaaaaataaTGAACATGATAGTAAACAGGTAatacatctgaatatttttatattaatttttctccaaggAAGACTTTTCAAGTGCATTTAAATTGATTTCTTTAGAAAGTTGAAAATAGTAGGCATACCAATTATGAAGTCATTAATGCAGTGTTATATCAATTAGTGTTCAGAACTTCTCGTccgtttattttttctcaatagtTGCTCTTATGCAAGGATAGCATGATTACATGTTGTATCTACTAGGTCTGTGTGAATATTCGCCATTCCGACTATTCGCGCCGCAAATATTCGCCGAATATTCGCTTCGTCTGCCTCGCGCACTATtcgcaaattgcgaataatcgcgccgtcgcgaatagtgaatttttgtactgacattttcaaatatatGCGCCGTCACGAGGaacgaattttcaaatattcgcgccaTCAAAATAACGAAGTTCCGAGTGGCAATCGTGAAACGTTGTGAGGACCTGCGCAAGGCTTCCGCTTCCATCCGAGACATCGCGAACAGCGGATCTCCTTTGATCTTAACcgactttgccaaatttacgaACAGCGAGCGCAATTGCGACTGGCCCGCATATCTTGGTTGCTCCAAGAGTACCTTTTGTAATATTTGCGaattttcacacttaaaaaagtcatatcaaattattcgttttactattcgtaactgtgaataattgacttaaattattcgctattcgcGAATAGTTGTCGaaattattcgctattcgcttcgttcggaaaattcactattcgcacagccctagtATCTACTATCCAGCGACTTTGATTATTACCAAACTTCTTTGGATTTATCGTTTCTCACTAATCATTTAACATATTTTTCAGGTAACATTCAAGACGCCATCACCAACATGCAGTGTTCAGTCTCAACCGGAGTGGCCTCCGACAGCACCAACGAACACTTCCAACTCCTTTCCCCACAACTCTCCACCGTTTTTCGAGCGACCTCAATTTCTACCAAACGCCAGCTCTCCTTCTCCTCACTGCCCAGCCTCCCCGAAAACTCCTCCTGGCCCCCCACCCAACTACCCTCCCACTTTCTGCCCTCCATCTCAGAACTTAGGCTTTCACAGTCCTCATTCAAAGTTTTTCCCGCCACAAGTCCACGGAATGGGAGCCCAGACTCAACCGATAAATCCTCCTGTTTTTTCAACTCAGCCACCGCAGGAGCAGTTCAATCCTTGGAATGGTGTAGTCTGGTTCAATCCGGAAGAAAAAGACAAGCGATTATCAGCAGAACAAGTGCAAAATGAAAATCACATGTACAGTGATCCAAACGCTTTCAGCAggtaattttgtatttatttttctttattatttgaGAGGACACTTTATGCGTGGAAAAATATAATTGACGAGAATCCCTGAAAAGAGGAACTCTATTTCTCGAAAGCTTTTCCAGAGGTGGGATTTTTGTGAAGCTTaggcaaaaaatcaaatctgaATTTTCGGCACAAAGCATTCTCCAGTAATCTCAAAGAAAAAGTTAAGACTAGCTGAGTATATTTGTGTCCAGTAGAAAGCATAAAATTGCActcaaatattttattggaaaGACTCTGTAGtattccaaaaaataaattgacagtaGTTCAATTCACTTTTGTGCAAACTGTATGTAAAGTTGTAATTTTGGGTCCATAACATAGCagattaaaacttaaaattggtttttctcAAACTATGCTTTCAAACATCAAAGTTTAAACTGTTATATCTccgattgaaatgaaaattttttcaactctCTTTTCATGCCAAAATATTTGCGAAACATTCCTCATAGAAAGCATAGACGATTTTTGAAGAGggttcccccctccccccaaggtTTCTTCTTTTAAGCATGGTTTCGAATGTTCTTTGACCCAAATTTATTTCCAATATTGCTGAATTAGAAGTTATTGTT contains:
- the LOC109034305 gene encoding nonsense-mediated mRNA decay factor SMG7; translation: MGLKAAVQALQKAEVLKEKLHYSQDLLNDNDAWACQQQLQKIYQQVLILDLEYALDKKVEQDLWNHGFKHYIAAIQQQTKDKKNPKRAEFQALLSWCLDTASGFYLMLLQEICAAFNLDLPFRRKGLYGRLKKFEPAPYISQPQRNSCHYLCQYCLVHLGDLARYRNASRQAEAFYKHAIQLSPSSGQPYNQLALLETSRGDKLSTVFHYVRSVAVAHPFPAAISNLSLTFEKCLETTVTTDGKKLTSSEYIALFLKLHALFHLPGDFSECETLVRLLTSSLTSQVATEAFSSWKLVQMMVVNMYGMHHLMSEGTQLTTELTADERTVRSFLIDMIAGSLNAFLISVYMLKQEALLEYFALPVIKVTLDFLRLDPQLLNEPGFVSRPQIWPSLAKLLNNLQPSLNNFKEKSYNSVPLPEDKDLQGFVPLEEAFSGLTFNHRVTQHDKSILNKLRALRLVSFGKWLANAPDLSLLSAKDEGEIIVFEASSTQVQPSAEFLQELKELQLNKLVTPPSGSPSPSSVTPTPTPPEFFDNNQVKRGGILKPSSLKKTNVEDFKGKGRQNVAMQAILRKNNEHDSKQVTFKTPSPTCSVQSQPEWPPTAPTNTSNSFPHNSPPFFERPQFLPNASSPSPHCPASPKTPPGPPPNYPPTFCPPSQNLGFHSPHSKFFPPQVHGMGAQTQPINPPVFSTQPPQEQFNPWNGVVWFNPEEKDKRLSAEQVQNENHMYSDPNAFSRPAVLEEQRSVPQNPEFMKNGMWEPVRPASVYSEVGTLNMQVSNSANNAPQQQLNTYSLFSPAWGRQPFIDEPTETYPPSENALNMALLAHQSLWSGPGPSPLERLLEQQKQLRNPK